The Hordeum vulgare subsp. vulgare chromosome 4H, MorexV3_pseudomolecules_assembly, whole genome shotgun sequence genomic interval CGGCTCTCTCGCGCCCTCGCAGCTCTCTCTCCCGCTTAAACCCTAGCAACCATAACAACCACACCCTTGATGATGTATCTATCTTTAATAAAGGTAGTCTGATTGGGAGAAATAAAGGGATGAAGTACTTTACTAAGCATGTTCACCATGACTTTAACAATGATTTTGAAACAAATAGTAAGCAAAcggattggcctgaatttctgaaTTTGTTTGGCATCTTTGGTTTTAGGGACCAAAGTTATAATCCCATAGTTCAACCCAGTAATATCTAAGATCCCTTTATGAAAATCATCAAATACTTTTTAAATCCCACTTAACAACCTCCCAGAAATATTGATAAAAATCAACAGAGAGACCATCAGGCCCAGGACTCTTATTCTTTTCCATTTGGAAAACTACAGAATGTAATCCTTCCATAGAAAAGGGCTcaattaatttctcagcatctCTATCAGAGATTTTCTGAGCATTGTAAACATTTAAAGAAATGTTAGCTTCATCAGTATGTccaatttttttttataaaaggCAGTGATGTAGTTAAGAATATTACTTCCTCTTCAATCACACCTTCTTGTTCAAGAGAATaattcattttttccttttcctcccATTCACCTTGGCATGATTATATCTGGTGTTACAATCCCCTTATTTAATCTCTTTCTCTTTGTATCTCTATAACCACTTCAATTCCTCTTGTTTGAAAATATTTCCCAATTGATCTCCAAGATCTTTGTGTTCAGTTCTATCTTGGGCAGTTAAGCCATTGACCTCAACATCAATTCTCTCTCGGGCAGTTAAATCATTGGCCTCAACATTCTTATCAATACCACTCAATACAGGTCGTGTTCATCATGCAGTAACTATTAtgtagattttttttctggaagtgAGTTCAGAGTGCTACTTAATGAATTCATCTGCATGCTTTGAACTTCTCTTACCTTGCGAGTTGGTGTACATGTTTATCATATGTTCATGTTTACTTTTGGTTAGTTCAATAGTTTGGGTTATAACGTACAGTAACAGAGCTTTTTTGCAATCTGATGCTCACAGTCATAGGCTGGTTTGTTCATTGTTGGCACCATTtcacaaataggagatgaagttgCTGCAGATATGGACCCAAATTAAGAAAAAATGCGCAACGCAAATTAACTGCAAATCGGCCTGATATGGACTTTATTTAGTACTGCTGTATGTATGAGTATCTCCTCTTTCTTACACTGTACAGTGAGTGCTTTATCAAGATATAAGCATAATTACTGACAAGCTCCTCCATTTCCATATCACGCCTCGTGTATTAATCCTGTTTCCACGTGTCACTAACGCCGTGTCGCTGCTTCACATCTCTGCGACAAGCTCGGACTGAGCAAGCGCAAGGTCGAACGAGGAGAAGGAGTGGGCAGCGAGCGTGACCTGCATCTGTTCCGCGGCGTTATGCAACTGACTTGTCACGGGCACGACCTACATCGTTCATCAAAACAAGATTCGGCTTCAGGCGAGCAACTCCCAAGAGAGTGATACCCAAACGACCAATAAGCTCTACACTCCAGAAACTAATAACAAACAGAAATGGTGTACTACCTTGGTTGGGTTACTGAAAGAATTTTCATCCTTTACATTGCTGGACGTGAGAACAGTAGCGTTTGACCCCAGCGCGTTGATGCTAGCCTGGAGCCCGGACACAGAGATTGTGAGGCTCACGGTGTCCGACCCGAAGTTCACAATCTGCAAAGGAAGAGCTTTCAAGattaacacaaatattcaccgccCCCCTCCGGATATAACATTGAAACACTACTTGCCTTTACTCTCAGGAAGTTATTCCCGGAATCCTGCCAGGTGATAGCAGATGCTGCTAGAGAACCAGAGTAGCTGGAACTGATTGTAATTGGATGAATCATGGCACCACTAGATTCGCGGAAAAACTTCTGCATCCAGTAACTAGGAGTTCCGTATTGTTGCCAGGAGTTGAAGACGATAGCATCTGGATTCCACCTGATTATTTGATTCAAACATAATTACTGCAATATTAATCAACAAGAGCTCACGAAATAGAAAAAGGATATCGATACAAACGTTTGATCGTTGTCGTTTACAAAGAGCGGTGCATAACTTGCCATATGAACAATATCACTGCAAAGAACCAACAAAAAGTCAGCTAAACCCACGGTACAGATCTATAGGTAGTTGCTAGAAGAGTAGACAAACTCTGTGCGAGGGATCACCTGTTCTTCTCCAGCCCAGTAAGGAAGGCAGCCTCTGCCAGTGAACCAAGAAGGCTTCCTCTACCTGCATCAGTTCTCCATACCGCATACTCACTGACAAAGGCCTATTAAATATTCATATTGTCAAAACACATGAATGCATTTACTGTCCATAAGGATGAAAGGATGTTGATATGCAGAAGAGCTATATTATttggtactccctccatccggaaCTACTTATcgcagaaatggatgtatctagatgtattttcagTTCTGGATACATCCACTTCTGACGATTTCTGCGACAGGTAATTTGCGATGGAAGGAGTAATATATTGTCAAAACACAGGAATGTATTTACTGCCCAAGATTTTCCAGGACGTGCAAGTAGCATCGAAGACTTCAGTAAGTGCTACTTAGATCATGCAGGTTCCTCATTGTTCTTACAATGACCCCAACAGTTTTTTGTTTGATGGCCCCTAGTTACACTCAATGTTTGGCATAACTTCACGAAACTACATGCAGGCCAGCCCACCCACTCCCGGCAGAAATTTCTAGAAATACAAAAGGATGCTCGGTTTGAGGTCTCAATTTCTATATTTCTCATCATCATTCAGAAACAGAGTTTTGAACAATGATGAAGATATGCCAGGTAACCCGGAAAATACATAAAATACATGCTATGGCAAGAACATCTCTAAAGAAAGGCCAGGAGATGCTGGACTATGTAAAAGATCGATACCAATGTGTGGTAACAGAGCATTTGAAAGGCCATCTGGCCCATGTCACAATCATTTCTCCCACAAAGTGAAAACACAAAGTAAACCATGAAAATAGAGGTATACCTTGGGACCAGTCCGAGAAGTTTTATCAAACGTACCCTTCATGTTAAACAATGTCTTAGAATCGGTGTAGACCTATAAAAAACAACTTTTTCAGAATCAAATTTAAGATACAAACAGAGAAAGGATAATAACCCAATGAGAATCTTAACAGGGGAAATGGGTTGAGCCAATTTGTCACAAGTAACTTACATGGAAGTCATACAGATCagcaggatggtcaagtggtttaGATGAACCATCACAATTTGAAATCATCTGAATGTCTGGATAGGATTCTCTTATAGCATTGTAGAACTTGAGGTAATTACCTGTTCAATGGAATTAAAGAACATCATGTACCTAGGAAGATTATTGCAAATATTCTTTATATAGTTTAAGTGAAATAGCAAACCACCAGAAGTAATGATCAGGTGGAACTACTTAATGGGTGAATTTATCAAAGAAAAATTACCAGGTACTAGTTTACTCTTCGGTTTTAGTTAGTAGTGCTGTGCTTTTTATGCTTCACTaccttcattttttttcttttgatgaGATCATAAATCACTATCATTTAATTATGAAGTGTTATTTCAGCTCACTCGGCTGCTCATATTTCTCTGTAATGCTCCAAAATTTTGGAAAGAGAACTATGACTGATTAATTATCTCGAGCACTTTTCTTAACAGGGGTAGTTATGGTTGAATCTTGTTATTTCCATGGTTTTACACCATTTAGTTATCATGCACAAGGCATCTCGGGACTTCGGCTTATATTGCGAAATGGGTGGAATAAGAAAAGTAGTTTCTCAAACAAATAAGAACAGTAGTTCACAAAAAATATCAAGAACCCACAGAGGAGCTGAGCATATTTGCACTAAGAGGTAGGCAAGGAATTACCGAGGTAGTATTTTTTCCCACAATCTTCATTTCCGATTGCAACATATTTGACTGGGAACGGTTCAGGATGCCCCATTGCAGCTCTAACAGAGCCCCATGTTGAGTTTGCACTCCCCCTTGCAAATTCTAGACTATCCAATACATCCTGCAGAAAGACAATTATTTCAGAATAATGTACATGGGATTATAACGAGTTAATCACAATTTAACTCTTGGGAACACATCCGGCATTAATACTACAGCACCACAGAAGTAAATGATAGAAATGGAAGAAACTGGTCCGTGGACAAGGTTGAACAAGTAAGTAATTTGCTTTTGTTTTGATGCACCATGGCAATGCTAAGTTATTATTGTTTGCAAATTGCCATTCATTCAAGACTTAGAAGTATCCATCATACCATTACATGTCTACCCTGATAGAAAATGAAGTAGAATTTCAAAATTACCTTTACAAAAGGGGCAATGGCAGCGGTACTAACTTCATCATTGTGGCTGATTCCTGGTATTTAAGAAAGAGGACTCCGACGTTTAAGAAGGCGGACACTGCTAATCATTGATATGACAAAATTTGAAGATATTTACCATTGTTGAATACCCAGATTGGAGCAGCCCCCAGGTCTTCAGAAAGCTTTGATATAGATTTAAAAGGCAATATATGGTTAGGTGAAATATAAAAGGAAAAAGGTGAAATAATGTTCACTACTTGGCTGGTACCTGAAGAAACTCATAATATCCAAGGCCATCGTCAGTCCAGTAATGCCAAACATCTCCGAAGTGTCCAGGCCTCTCTTCCCATGGACCAATAGATTCCCTCCACCTGAATGCATTTCTTAACCATTCGCCTTCAACGAAGCAACCACCTATAGTGCATTCCGAGCAAACAATGGAAAAAGGAAAATACAAAATATCAGATGTCTTTACAAACTTAGTTTGGGATGGGTTGGGTTCATTTTAATGGAATGTTACATTAGTCAGGGGAACATGTTATATGAAAGAAGATATTTAATTAATATGATCAGAGCACATATTCGACTGGGAACATATGAAACTTTAGTCAGTATAACGTAACTTGCATATGGTATTGAGATATATTATAGTTGACTAACATATAATGATATTTGATTCTACCATATTTTAAGTGAACATTTCACTAGGCATTGCCGTAGTTGGCTCAATGGATTTCTCTGATAATAGGGGAACTGAAGATTGAGTTAGCTAGGTCTCACTAGTTCTGATCAGAAAGTAAAGATATTCAGGTTAAATCAATTTGAGCAAATATCTAGCAGGTCCAGTAAATTATACTATACAAGTCGATATATTAGAGTTAAGCCACCAATAAACTGAGAAAAAGTTAGAAAAGAGTTGATATGGCCATACCAGGAAATCTCAAGAATCGTGGTTTTAGATCCAAAAGCATGGATATCAGTTCGGTGCGAAAACCATGTCCCTGTATGTGTAGAAAAAAAAGGCTAGTTACATACTCAGATAAACTCAAGTGCCATAATCATGATCAGGCACTACGAGGATGTATCAAAGCAACGCAAAGTGTCCATTTAAAACACACGCATGCACACCCGGCCGCCCACGCAAGGCACACACACCCACGCAATGCCAAATGCCTAAGGACTAGAAAACAAATTAGTTAGAGACACTTGGTTCTGCTTGGTTTGTGATCAAATTCAAA includes:
- the LOC123448212 gene encoding alpha-L-arabinofuranosidase 1-like, with the translated sequence MKRMGSKQVFVPTIACVLLLFCFGCKCIASELQATQTATLKVDASSQLARKIPDTLFGMFFEEINHAGAGGIWAELVSNRGFEAGGLHTPSNIDPWSIIGDDSSIFVATDRTSCFSRNIIALRMEVLCDDCPASGVGIYNPGFWGMNIEDGKTYNLVMYVKSAEAAELTVSLASSDGLQNLASVTVPVAGTSNWTKVEQKLIAKGTNRTSRLQITSNKKGVVWFDQVSLMPSDTFKGHGFRTELISMLLDLKPRFLRFPGGCFVEGEWLRNAFRWRESIGPWEERPGHFGDVWHYWTDDGLGYYEFLQLSEDLGAAPIWVFNNGISHNDEVSTAAIAPFVKDVLDSLEFARGSANSTWGSVRAAMGHPEPFPVKYVAIGNEDCGKKYYLGNYLKFYNAIRESYPDIQMISNCDGSSKPLDHPADLYDFHVYTDSKTLFNMKGTFDKTSRTGPKAFVSEYAVWRTDAGRGSLLGSLAEAAFLTGLEKNSDIVHMASYAPLFVNDNDQTWNPDAIVFNSWQQYGTPSYWMQKFFRESSGAMIHPITISSSYSGSLAASAITWQDSGNNFLRVKIVNFGSDTVSLTISVSGLQASINALGSNATVLTSSNVKDENSFSNPTKVVPVTSQLHNAAEQMQVTLAAHSFSSFDLALAQSELVAEM